In one window of Thunnus thynnus chromosome 23, fThuThy2.1, whole genome shotgun sequence DNA:
- the tmem110l gene encoding transmembrane protein 110, like: protein MDMYGYSGVFLVKRFLDNGVFEVTNMSDINKANPHGCDNGALTDRFGVLIQGLLAIVAFSTLMLKRFREPVGIRRPWRIWFFDTSKQAIGALFIHFANVFLSTLTKEDPCSLYLMNFLLDAMLGMLVIWLAVKLVSKLVEYKQWTLLMFGEYGDPPQAAAWLGQCGVYLLIMVLEKGVISLVLLVPGWSKLQEVLLSYIANPQLELVLVMLIVPFIVNSIMFWVVDSLTMRKYKTMKSLDDSCDSSVKKADSLPWATNEESRVLLTVETDTDEASEGEEDPGDVGPVPHVQYSGGPVRPSWVVV, encoded by the exons ATGGACATGTACGGATACAGCGGGGTTTTCTTGGTGAAAAGATTCTTGGATAATGGCGTTTTTGAAGTCACGAACATGTCTGACATTAACAAGGCGAACCCTCACGGCTGCGATAACGGAGCTCTGACGGACAGGTTCGGCGTCTTGATCCAGGGACTGCTGGCTATCGTCGCCTTCAGTACGCTGATGT tgaAGAGGTTTCGAGAGCCTGTAGGGATCAGACGACCGTGGAGGATCTG gtttttcGACACGTCCAAACAGGCCATCGGTGCTCTTTTCATCCACTTTGCTAACGTCTTCCTGTCCACACTCACCAAAGAGGATCCATGCTCCCT GTATCTGATGAACTTCCTGCTGGACGCCATGCTGGGGATGCTGGTCATCTGGCTGGCTGTCAAGTTGGTGTCCAAGCTGGTGGAGTACAAACAGTGGACGTTGCTCATGTTTGGAGAATATg GTGACCCTCCTCAGGCGGCAGCATGGCTGGGTCAGTGTGGCGTTTACTTGCTCATCATGGTGCTGGAGAAAGGTGTGATCAGCCTGGTGCTGCTCGTCCCCGGATGGTCCAAA TTGCAGGAGGTGTTGCTAAGCTACATCGCTAACCCTCAGCTGGAGCTGGTGCTGGTGATGCTCATCGTGCCCTTCATAGTCAAC TCCATCATGTTCTGGGTGGTGGACAGTTTGACGATGAGGAAGTACAAGACGATGAAGAGCCTGGATGATTCTTGCGACAGCTCTGTGAAGAAGGCGGACTCGCTGCCCTGGGCAACCAATGAGGAGTCACGG GTCCTGCTGACCGTCGAGACGGACACGGACGAGGCTTCAGAAGGAGAAGAGGACCCTGGCGATGTTGGACCAGTCCCCCATGTGCAATATTCAGGGGGGCCAGTGAGACCTAGCTGGGTGGTGGTGTAA